In one Macaca fascicularis isolate 582-1 chromosome 6, T2T-MFA8v1.1 genomic region, the following are encoded:
- the TRAPPC13 gene encoding trafficking protein particle complex subunit 13 isoform X7, translating to MYFRKFFKFQVLKPLDVKTKFYNAETDEVFLEAQIQNMTTSPMFMEKVSLEPSIMYNVTELNSVTQAGECVSTFGSRAYLQPMDTRQYLYCLKPKKEFAEKAGIIKGVTVIGKLDIVWKTNLGERGRLQTSQLQRMAPGYGDVRLSLEAIPDTVNLEEPFHITCKITNCSERTMDLVLEMCNTNSIHWCGISGRQLGKLHPSSSLSLALTLLSSVQGLQSISGLRLTDTFLKRTYEYDDIAQVCVVSSAIKVES from the exons atgtattttagaaaattcttCAAATTTCAG GTTCTCAAACCATTGGATGTGAAAACCAAATTTTACAATGCAGAG ACTGATGAAGTATTTCTGGAAGCCCAGATTCAGAATATGACAACCTCACCTATGTTTATGGAGAAAGTTTCATTGGAGCCATCTATTATGTACAATGTAACAGAATTAAATtcagtcacccaagctggagaaTG TGTGTCTACATTTGGGTCAAGAGCATATTTGCAACCAATGGATACACGCCAGTACTTATACTGCCTAAAGCCAAAGAAGGAATTCGCAGAAAAAGCAGGCATCATTAAGGGAGTAACAGTGATTGGAAAATTGGATATAGTATGGAAAACAAATCTAGGTGAAAGGGGAAGGTTACAAACCAGCCAACTTCAAAGAATG GCTCCAGGTTATGGAGACGTTAGGTTGTCTTTGGAGGCAATACCAGATACCGTAAACCTTGAAGAACCTTTTCATATTACCTGTAAAATAACAAACTGCAG TGAAAGGACTATGGATCTGGTTTTGGAAATGTGCAATACCAATTCCATCCACTGGTGTGGAATTTCAGGAAGACAGCTGGGAAAGCTGCATCCAAGTTCTTCGCTCTCTCTTGCCCTTACTCTGCTGTCTTCAGTACAGGGACTGCAA aGCATCTCTGGCTTAAGACTAACAGACACATTCTTAAAGAGAACATATGAATATGATGACATCGCACAAGTCTGTGTGGTATCTTCTGCCATTAAAGTGGAAAGCTGA
- the TRAPPC13 gene encoding trafficking protein particle complex subunit 13 isoform X6 → MYFRKFFKFQVLKPLDVKTKFYNAETDEVFLEAQIQNMTTSPMFMEKVSLEPSIMYNVTELNSVTQAGECVSTFGSRAYLQPMDTRQYLYCLKPKKEFAEKAGIIKGVTVIGKLDIVWKTNLGERGRLQTSQLQRMAPGYGDVRLSLEAIPDTVNLEEPFHITCKITNCSSERTMDLVLEMCNTNSIHWCGISGRQLGKLHPSSSLSLALTLLSSVQGLQSISGLRLTDTFLKRTYEYDDIAQVCVVSSAIKVES, encoded by the exons atgtattttagaaaattcttCAAATTTCAG GTTCTCAAACCATTGGATGTGAAAACCAAATTTTACAATGCAGAG ACTGATGAAGTATTTCTGGAAGCCCAGATTCAGAATATGACAACCTCACCTATGTTTATGGAGAAAGTTTCATTGGAGCCATCTATTATGTACAATGTAACAGAATTAAATtcagtcacccaagctggagaaTG TGTGTCTACATTTGGGTCAAGAGCATATTTGCAACCAATGGATACACGCCAGTACTTATACTGCCTAAAGCCAAAGAAGGAATTCGCAGAAAAAGCAGGCATCATTAAGGGAGTAACAGTGATTGGAAAATTGGATATAGTATGGAAAACAAATCTAGGTGAAAGGGGAAGGTTACAAACCAGCCAACTTCAAAGAATG GCTCCAGGTTATGGAGACGTTAGGTTGTCTTTGGAGGCAATACCAGATACCGTAAACCTTGAAGAACCTTTTCATATTACCTGTAAAATAACAAACTGCAG CAGTGAAAGGACTATGGATCTGGTTTTGGAAATGTGCAATACCAATTCCATCCACTGGTGTGGAATTTCAGGAAGACAGCTGGGAAAGCTGCATCCAAGTTCTTCGCTCTCTCTTGCCCTTACTCTGCTGTCTTCAGTACAGGGACTGCAA aGCATCTCTGGCTTAAGACTAACAGACACATTCTTAAAGAGAACATATGAATATGATGACATCGCACAAGTCTGTGTGGTATCTTCTGCCATTAAAGTGGAAAGCTGA
- the TRAPPC13 gene encoding trafficking protein particle complex subunit 13 isoform X5 yields the protein MYFRKFFKFQVLKPLDVKTKFYNAESDLSSVTDEVFLEAQIQNMTTSPMFMEKVSLEPSIMYNVTELNSVTQAGECVSTFGSRAYLQPMDTRQYLYCLKPKKEFAEKAGIIKGVTVIGKLDIVWKTNLGERGRLQTSQLQRMAPGYGDVRLSLEAIPDTVNLEEPFHITCKITNCSSERTMDLVLEMCNTNSIHWCGISGRQLGKLHPSSSLSLALTLLSSVQGLQSISGLRLTDTFLKRTYEYDDIAQVCVVSSAIKVES from the exons atgtattttagaaaattcttCAAATTTCAG GTTCTCAAACCATTGGATGTGAAAACCAAATTTTACAATGCAGAG agTGACCTCAGTTCTGtg ACTGATGAAGTATTTCTGGAAGCCCAGATTCAGAATATGACAACCTCACCTATGTTTATGGAGAAAGTTTCATTGGAGCCATCTATTATGTACAATGTAACAGAATTAAATtcagtcacccaagctggagaaTG TGTGTCTACATTTGGGTCAAGAGCATATTTGCAACCAATGGATACACGCCAGTACTTATACTGCCTAAAGCCAAAGAAGGAATTCGCAGAAAAAGCAGGCATCATTAAGGGAGTAACAGTGATTGGAAAATTGGATATAGTATGGAAAACAAATCTAGGTGAAAGGGGAAGGTTACAAACCAGCCAACTTCAAAGAATG GCTCCAGGTTATGGAGACGTTAGGTTGTCTTTGGAGGCAATACCAGATACCGTAAACCTTGAAGAACCTTTTCATATTACCTGTAAAATAACAAACTGCAG CAGTGAAAGGACTATGGATCTGGTTTTGGAAATGTGCAATACCAATTCCATCCACTGGTGTGGAATTTCAGGAAGACAGCTGGGAAAGCTGCATCCAAGTTCTTCGCTCTCTCTTGCCCTTACTCTGCTGTCTTCAGTACAGGGACTGCAA aGCATCTCTGGCTTAAGACTAACAGACACATTCTTAAAGAGAACATATGAATATGATGACATCGCACAAGTCTGTGTGGTATCTTCTGCCATTAAAGTGGAAAGCTGA